The DNA sequence tttatttctgcAACTGTGCTGCACTCAGCAAAACTATGAAGTGCAATATTTACTTTTGAATTCCTTTATTTATAACAAATCAAAAATCCTTCAGAGACTTGCATGTTATTTTTCAACGAAAGTGATGATTGAAGGAactgagaaaaaaggaaatgcacATTTAACAGTAGTTTTGAGACTGGTAAGTATTTATAGAAACGTTAACACATGACAGAGAAGCAGTTATAACACTGATTCTTCAACAAACAAGCTCccaggattttttggttttattggaAGTATCTCCCAGATTGTGGAATGCTCCAGCTGAACTACACGAGATCATTTGTCAATCTAGCCACAGAAAATTGTTACTATTGAACCTTCAAGGATTCCAATCTCTTTAATTTATCAGCATTACATTAATAGTATTAATCATTTTACACTTGCAAAGAGATTTGTATAGAAATACattctgaaatatttgggataatATGATCTTTCCCAAATTGTATTCTTATGACAGTGCTTTCTTAAATACAGCTACCGCCCTCAACACAAATATAACAGACTAGGACTTTCATActggaaaatataaataattactCATTATTCAGGCCACTATAATTGGGGGAAAAACCCTATAAAATCAAGTTTCACAATTTCTTACCGGGGCAGTTATAGAACTACAAATCCAGATTTAAGCACGACTGCTTTTCTTGCATTTTGTACACTGGTAAACAAACTTACACTTTCAGAAGCAAAACCACCCTGATGAGGGGAGGGTTCTTAGACGAAAACAATCTGCAGAGGACACTTCATGGTCCACCAGCTGTCAAGCCTGCAAGCTATGCAAAGGAAAGAAACAAggttctgcctctgctgctaGAACAGTTCAAGTGACATAGTGCAGATTTCCTATTCCTTCTGAGAATACCACAACGTTGTCCCCACCACAGATTCTACTATTGTCCCTGTGAATTCATTCCACAAAGAACAAAATCTATTCACAGTACTTTAAAGTACTCTTGGCTATCATCATGCATTTGTGCTAGTTGTACAATGAAGCCATAGAAATTGAGAAGTTCTCAAGTAAAAGGCAGACTTAGAAGCACTGAAGAAACAAGTCTGCCATGTAAAGAACAAATGGGAAAGGggcaaaaatactttttaaaaaaaggcagctgtaatGTGGCAAAAGAGAATCATTATCAATGCACCTAGTATTTGAGTAGATGCTTGTCTCTGAAATGTTTCAGAGGGCACTTCTGCGGCATGTTTCTGTTTCTCTATTCTCAGATTCAGAGCTCAGAAGAATCAGTTTGTAGATTAAACAGTAGTGTTTTAAGGAGAGACATTTTTACTAAAACGGTAGTGCAGAAGGAGACAAGAGAAAGGGCAAAAAACCCAGGATGGACAGCATTAAAAAAAGCTCCTTTTCCAAGTTGCATGGCAGCCATTTCCCTTCATTCCTGTTGCACAGGGAATGTTCACATTGGTAGAACAAATCAGGGAGGGGTTGGAGATGTACTGTATGTGCACCAGTAGCAATGCTCTGGGGTATGGTGCTGAGGAGAAAATGAAGGTCTATTCATTACATAGTTGGAGTAGAAAGAAATAGGTTCTCCATCCATCAGTGAAGGAATCGAATGCTCATTTTCTGCTCTACATCCACCTTCTCCAAAACCTGCAATAAAATTGAGAAACAGCTACTTAAGTTAGTGTACATCTCTCCTACAAGGTTTCTTATTCTAGTAGTGAGGGAATGGGCAGGAATGTGGGATGTCTTCAACTCAGCATGCCAGTCCTTCATCTAGATGGAGACTGCTGTTTCTCATTGTGGGCTAAGGTCCATCCAAGGGAAGGAACTTAGCCATCAAAGCCACAAGAAGGCAAATCAAAATGCAACTCATGTGGTTTCAGTCTGCCAACAGCACACAAAGGCCTGGATTTCCAAAACTAGACTGTGTGGTAATGTCCAGCCAGGAAACACAAGGGAGAATGGAGTACAGAAAGGGATGTGAGCAATCATTGAAGAGCAAAATCAAGACCAGAGCACCACTAATGTAGATCATTGTAAAACTGGGGTGGCAAATTCATTCACTAAATTGCTATTAACACTGAGGCATGAAGACATTACTCTGTTCCAGGCTATTTCAGGCAGCAGACTTCAGTGCTCCAAGATGAAAGTAATTTATGTTTGATGAGGCCTCTGGAAGTCTTTCAGTCCAATCCCTCAATTCCTACTTAAAGCAGGGCCAACTGAATCAGGTTGCTCAGGCCTTTGTCCTGGTTAAAAGCTTTAAGTAGCTCCAAGGAAGAAATTTCTACATCTTTCAGAAGCTATGACAATCTTCCTTGTAAAACATTTTCCTTAGAGCAAACCACGATTTCCCATGTTGCAACTTGTTTCTGTTGCCTTTTTGTCATCTCCAAGATAAGTCTAGTTCCTCTTGTCAATAGTATCCCATTAGATAGCTGAAATTGCTCTGCTACAGGATAACTTTCTCCACTAACTATCTAAAATGGCTCCCTACTATTACCTATTTTAGACTGTCACAACATGTAATTCAAAGTACCAGAGGTAGGAACTTGAATACCAGTATTAGTTGTGTTGCTAGCAGATGAAATCTACCCATGAAAGCTGATCAGTGCTATTACAGCAGAAGAATTAATCTGTTCTAACTGTGCTATTCAGGTTACTTGTGTAGAAAGAAGCTGCAAAACAGGAAGTTCTTCAGTATATTCAGGGCTGTAGCTTTATTTAAGAGTATAAAGAAACATGTGGACTAATTATTAGCACCCTGACAGTattgaaaaaaccaaaacatgactaataaaggaattaaaaagcagcagaagggTTTGCCCAAATGCAGGCACAACTATTTCAATGACTTCCTCTCTGTTCCCATTTGCATTTGTCTGAATGACTTGCTCATTACTGAGCAGCTTCACTTAGTCATTAAAAACATAGTTTACAAACCTTTACAAATTCTGCAAAGGAGATGGCACTATCTCCATCTTGATCAGCTTCCTGGATTGTCCTGTCAGCAATGCTGCCCAGCTGTtcatcagaaatatttacaCCAACCATCATCCGTAATACCTGTAGCATACAAAATAACCATCACTGACATAGGAACAGAAGTATTCTTAGTGTTTCCTTTTTATGTGTACTGTCAAAATAACACCACACAAGATTTTCTCTGAATTAATTTCTAGCCAGACTTCTGTTATCCTTTGTACATTAAGTCTTTCAGGAAATAGAGGTATCTTTTGCAGCCAACACTGACAAAGAATCCCGCTTTTTCActaggcagcaggaaaaggcagaagcaAGACAAAATTTTTGGAACTAGGAATGAGTAATTTTGTCCAAtgcttctactttttcccccagaaaacATACCAGCATTTGATTGAACATCTGCTGTTTGAGATGTTTGCCTACAGGAATCTTGAAGGTATATGGTCCAGTGCTGTTACCCTCCACATTCAGTAAAGCATTTTCTGAGCGGATAGAAGAGGGCAGTTCCAGTCAAAAGCAAACCTTTTTCTTACATCAGGAACCACAAATTGCCATGTGTACTTCCCAGGATTAGTAGTGTGTAATTACTCCTAGCACAAGCCTAGTTTCATACATATGCAGAACTGATGAACTTTGACTAACTTTGCTGCAATTTCAAGAAGTGTTATTGTGTACAGAGGATCCAGCAAACAACCCAAACCACCTCAGTGACTGTCCTTCTGAAATCCTTTTTAGAAGCACCTTTAATAGTTACAGAAGGTAGTTTTTAAGGAGCTTAGTATGTTTGTTGAATGTTTAGGTGTCACTAGCAAAGTATCTGCCTAGCCTACCAAATAAGAATAAAGTCCCATACTATATTTAAAGCTTTAAGGCAGAGGTAAGCAAAGCCACCACATTACTCCAGCAGCTTTTGAGAAAACCGTTGCAACTCCCCTCTTCTAAGTGGGTATGAAGTGACAGAGATCATCATGATTGAGTCATTCAAAGCAGCCCTGTGCTATTTACCTGGAGAAGCTCATCCCTGGAAATTTTGTCATCTTTATCTAGATCATATAATCGAAAGGCAActacagagaagaaagaaagaaagagaaggaacagTTAAATTCAAGTGATGTTGTTTATATTCATAATAATAGATGtatctgaaagaaaaacaacaaaacaaagtaCTTGTAAATTATTTTATGAGAACTAGCTTAGAATTTTAATTCACCATAAAACTCATCCTCAGTTCCATAAAGTATTGTTGCCACACACAGGAATAGCATTACTGCCAataatggaaattttttttgttcacaAGCACTCTGCTTGCAGGATATTTCCTAAAAACCTCAAGTCATGGAAGAATAATTATCACTAAGATACATTCAGACCCTTAATTTTAGAGCCAATCATTTTTATATGATCATTCATTCTCTTTGACTATATTCTGGATGAGATATGACAAATTTTAAGTGCTCTGAGGACTGTGGCCAACTTTAATTAGCAAGAAAAAGCATTCTGCTCATAAACTGTAGGCAGATATCCAATACTTAATAAAGTACTCAGCTgaaggtggggaaaaaaacagaattataTGGAAGAACTGGAGAAATAAGCATAAACGCTCATTCATGTATGGGATGTGGCTTCtaaatctgaaataattttgataCAAACCATTTTGAAACACACTTCTATTATGAGACATCTTGCAAAGTATGTATATTACTCAAGAGTCAACTAATTCCACCAAATTCTAATAAAACAATGGCTCAATTGTTGACATTCTGAACAGATAAGGTTCCAAGTAAGCTTTTCAAAAGATCAGGCATTAGAAGAGATCATTCCACAGGAAATAACTGTGCAGCAAATCCCAAGCCCCTTTCCTCCAATcctaatggggaaaaaacccccaacccaaTGAAAAAGAAGATGGAAAAATAATTGATTCTATAGGAAGGTTCATATTTCTTACAGTGGAGCTTGTTACTTCTGCTGTTCAGTGGTTCTGGTCCATTCTGGTCTTTGCTCTTTTCATTATCTTCTATGGGTCGGAAGTGGGCTAGTGTCCTCATGAATCCACGGAAATTCACCTGGTCCTCTCTGTGCAAGAATTCAGCAGGTCAGTTTTTGGCATACCTTGTACAAGCTCTTCATTTCAGTGAGGAAGACTATTAATACCCGAAGCACCAAGACCATGTGAACTCTCATTCTCACCTCCCCAGGGTTTGACTGCCTATGCTGTTACACGCTGGGATTGTGCTGTTACAAAGTATGACGTGTAAAAAAACAGAAGCCGTGAGAAATCTTACTGAGGGTTCTCCTTCCCTGATCTGCAAAGTCTATTTGAGCTGAAGCCCTCACCCTTAACCATGCCTGAGCTACCTTGCTGATCTGGATTGACTTGATACAGTTTCAGCTCTGTCAGACCGCCGACCTGACTGCAGTCACAGGGCCTGCTCTGCTTTTTGTGTTCAGGTGTGTGCCCTTCTTCAGCAAGTACAGCAGCCCTTCCAACTTTGCTGTCACCCCTGGCCCCTGCCTGTGGGGCTGGCATTGCTCAGTGCTCTCTGACAGGGTTCTCTAGTTTCTGTGGGAACCAGCCATGTAAGTACTTCCCAGGATGCCTTGTTTCTGTTCAGTAAACCCTGCCTCATTTTAGCTGTTATTATGACTTGATCAGACAATCCAACCTTCATCAGTCAGTAATAGCAACTGTGTTCAAGAGATTCCACAGGACAATCCAGAGAGGCATAATGAAGAGAGACAATATTGAACATTTGATCATCTCTTTGGATTTTGTTAGAAGTGTCACAATCTATGTCTTAAATGTAATAAAAACCTAaaatcaaccaaccaaaaaagaCAATGTAATAACAATGGTACACTTACTATATCAGACATGGTAAGACCAAATTAGTTAATTGTAGTGCACAGAATAGTGTCGATACAAGTTTGCTTTAAGAACCAAATTCTATACACGGCCAGGAATTTCTTCATAAAGTGTTCAGTAGTTTAAGAAGAAGAGTGGAAAACTGTGACAGGAGCCTGAGCTTGTCAATaaataaagccaaaaaaagTCTTGTAAAGTCGTAAAGTATTTCTCATTAAGAGAATTAAAATATGCTGAGGAAATTATGTACCCACACACACTGCATGACAAGTTTGAAGTATTCAGGTATTAGTCAATCCAAATTCTGTGCTTTAACTATCAGCATTTCACTTCTATGAAAACTTCTGACAAACCACAAATTTTGTGCCTGCTCATAAATTCAGTTTGTTGAAACTCACCCTTCTGGAAAGAAGGCATTGATAATTCTGTCTCCGAGTGGATTGATGGCAAGCTCTGGAATCCGCTGGAAATCTTCACGGCTAAGGAAAGCAAGAACACAACCAGTCAGCATAAAGTTGAAGTCAGAGAAGTTGCTTAAAAACAATTTACAGTAAAACATCAGTGGAATCCTATTTCTGCAGCAAGACATTTGGTGATTTTGAAAACACAACTTTTTAAATCATGTTTTCTTTATGACTaatggcaaaataaaacaaaagacaatgCCAAACCTATAGAAATTTTACTGTAATGATGCCAACTAGTTTGCAATATAAGAAAAGGAAAGCTTCTGAAgttgttttgaaaaaaattctggctcaatgaaaatattcattggagttttaaaataattattttggtaCTTAATCATATGAGTTGTCATGACTGTCTTATTTCAGATTCTGGAAGAATACCACACTTCTCTAAGCATACTGTAGGTCATTACCATATTCTGAtagatattttttgtttgtttatgcaATAAATCTGTATCTTATTACAAATACCAAATTTCAGATTATTTTCGCTTCAAGCAAGCAGTATTCCTATTTTAAACTGGTAATGTTACACTTTTACAGGTACCTGTACACCAGATATAATTTCACCAGTACAGGCAAGTACTCACTGCTCTTACCAGCCATTCTATTTTCTGATCATGATTATTTGTACACAGCACAATATAAACACAGCTATGCTTACACTATTGTTCTTCTGATCTGAAAGACATCGTGAGCTGCACTGCATACACATTTTAGAACAGTATGACATGAACACAGGCTTCATTCTCCTATTAGAATTGCACTaggattttctcttttctttcaacCTGACAGACTGTCAGTGACAACAGAGTGGGTAATCTTGGTGTGACCAAGGCAAACACACCAAATGTATCGTAGTGAGCAGGTttgcttggtttgtttttcattaCAACAGAACAGAGCAACTCATCAGTTAGTTCAAGATGCACTTCCTAATCATCTAGATTTTAAATTGCAAACAGCAAGAGGGTTAAGCTGTAAGAAATTCCCACCCTGTTCTGTCTGGATCTGTAACTTGACGTTTCCTGCCCAATCTCCAGAAATATTGGCAGTTCCCTTCAAGTCAAATGCAGTCTTGCTGGTTGTGAAAGTGGGGTCAAAGTCTCAAACTTGATTACTGAATGTTTGCTACTTTTCAAAACTATGTTCACTAACTAAACTGGCAAGGTCTGACTCATGACATCATTAAACCAAAAACTTGGCTAAGTAAAGTAAACACAAACAAATTTTGagattatttaaatataaaagccTTTTATATTGCTGTGATATTAAAGGGTAAAAAAGGAATTGGCTGACTTTATCACCAGTCTAGCTTGGGAAAGGCAGAGAAGCAAGATGTTCTAGTTTTAAATGTATTCTAAAGCACTTTTTGCACCCAGTCACCACCACAGCACTGTTAAGAATCCTAATTACAGTGCATCTGGTTAAACTGTCTGACCTTCTAACAGAGTGACCTGACCATATTTTTAAGTTACCCCAGCAAACTTCTCTGACCAGGTCCCGTGTTATTTTTAATAGGCAAAGTTAACATTTGTTTAACATGATCAACTTGTTACCGGACCCTTCAGGACTGCAACATTTTAAGCTACTGCTGAAGGGCAAAGTATGCATTAGTGATTTAAGCAGGAGATGCAGTGATGTGGAAATCCTATGTCCTAATAACAGGATTTTAACAGCAGAACTTCAATGTCAATGCTAACTTTATAACCTAAAAGCAGCAACTACTCTCTCTCCCATGTAGACCAAAATCCTAATCCTTCAGAAATTTTTACTTACATATAACGACATTTTAGTGTTCAGCCTCCAGTGATTTTGTTTTCTAACAGGAGATTAACAATTAACCACAAATAATTCCCTGGTTTCAAATCTATTTGTCCTGTCATTATCAGGGTTGCAGCAGAGCACTTTTGCTTATTAAGAGCACATTACTGAGTGAGTATTGTAACTGAaatagctgcaacagccataaAAGCAAATGAATGTGAGGCAAGTTATTCTCCACTTTATAAAGCTAAGTTCTCCTGCATTCATTAGGGACCAACTTCACCTGGCTGAAGCTGGCACTTACATGAAATTTAATACCCTCTACTACTTGTGTGTTCATGGGCAACAAGGCTCTTCTAAGGTATCTTTACATGAACCTGGCTCTTATGAAATCTTTGCTTAAATGCAACAGGCAAAGCCACCTTAAATTGCATGTGGACATTATGCAGGCCAACCATTTAATACATATGCCAGTGTATTCACAATCAGATGTCATTTGCAGCTAAGAATTTCTAGAGTCTATGCAGGACAAGTGTTCCTAAGCATGAGTATTCCCTCCAAGGCACAGAGCAGATCCCTACTGTAAAGATAGTTCTGTCTGATCCTAAAGACTGCAAAAAGCCTACAAgaccctttttttcctgctgtttctgaTTGTTCATTCTCCTATTACTTCTAGATGTTAGCAAAATGCTGTTCTATTTGTTCAGGGTGACAGGGATGAGGAGGGGTATCTAGAGCTTAGGGAAAGTAAAataatggaaaggaaaaaactcCCATATATATGAGCATCAGAAGtggcagaggaaaggaaagatgCCCAGACTATACAGGTAACAAGAAATGACTTGAAGAAGGGAAATAACTAAAAGCAGTAAGGCGTATTATGCAAGTTAGTCAAAAATATTTAAGAGCTCGCTGCTGAAGAGGTTCCATTGCTCCATTCCCTTTGCTAACATCAGCTTT is a window from the Zonotrichia albicollis isolate bZonAlb1 chromosome 6, bZonAlb1.hap1, whole genome shotgun sequence genome containing:
- the CHP1 gene encoding calcineurin B homologous protein 1, translated to MGSRASTLLRDEEIEEIKKETGFSHSQITRLYSRFTSLDKGENGTLSREDFQRIPELAINPLGDRIINAFFPEGEDQVNFRGFMRTLAHFRPIEDNEKSKDQNGPEPLNSRSNKLHFAFRLYDLDKDDKISRDELLQVLRMMVGVNISDEQLGSIADRTIQEADQDGDSAISFAEFVKVLEKVDVEQKMSIRFLH